One genomic region from Pseudomonas sp. R5-89-07 encodes:
- the sucC gene encoding ADP-forming succinate--CoA ligase subunit beta yields the protein MNLHEYQGKQLFAEYGLPVSKGYAVDTPEAAAEACDKIGGSEWVVKAQVHAGGRGKAGGVKLVRSKEDAKAFAQQWLGKRLVTYQTDANGQPVTKILVESCTDIAKELYLGAVVDRSSRRIVFMASTEGGVDIEKIAHETPEKILKATIDPLVGAQPFQGRELAFQLGLEGKQVAQFAKIFVGLAKLFQDHDLALLEVNPLVIKADGDLHCLDAKINIDANAMYRQPKLKTFHDPSQDDPREAHAAKFELNYVALEGNIGCMVNGAGLAMGTMDIVNLHGGKPANFLDVGGGATKERVTEAFKIILSDSNVAAVLVNIFGGIVRCDMIAEGIIGAVKEVGVKIPVVVRLEGNNAELGAKVLAESGLNIIAATSLTDAAQQVVKAAEGK from the coding sequence ATGAATCTTCACGAGTATCAGGGTAAGCAGCTGTTCGCTGAATACGGCCTGCCAGTTTCCAAGGGCTACGCAGTAGACACCCCGGAAGCAGCAGCAGAAGCTTGCGACAAAATCGGCGGCAGCGAGTGGGTTGTCAAAGCCCAGGTCCACGCCGGTGGTCGCGGTAAAGCGGGCGGCGTTAAGCTGGTTCGCAGCAAAGAAGACGCCAAGGCCTTCGCACAGCAGTGGCTGGGCAAGCGTCTGGTGACTTACCAGACTGATGCCAATGGCCAGCCAGTCACCAAGATCCTGGTTGAATCGTGCACTGATATCGCTAAAGAGCTGTACCTGGGCGCTGTCGTTGACCGTTCGAGCCGTCGCATCGTGTTCATGGCTTCCACCGAAGGTGGCGTGGACATCGAGAAGATCGCTCACGAAACCCCAGAAAAAATTCTGAAGGCCACTATCGATCCACTGGTTGGCGCTCAGCCATTCCAGGGTCGCGAGCTGGCTTTCCAGCTGGGTCTGGAAGGCAAGCAGGTTGCCCAGTTCGCCAAGATCTTCGTAGGCCTGGCCAAACTGTTCCAGGATCACGATCTGGCCCTGCTGGAAGTGAACCCGCTGGTGATCAAGGCTGACGGCGATCTGCACTGCCTCGACGCCAAGATCAACATCGACGCCAATGCCATGTACCGTCAGCCCAAGCTGAAGACGTTCCACGATCCGTCCCAGGACGATCCGCGCGAAGCGCACGCTGCCAAGTTCGAACTGAACTACGTAGCCCTGGAAGGTAACATCGGCTGCATGGTCAACGGTGCCGGCCTGGCCATGGGTACCATGGACATCGTCAACCTGCATGGCGGCAAACCAGCCAACTTCCTCGACGTAGGTGGTGGCGCTACCAAGGAACGCGTTACCGAAGCGTTCAAGATCATCCTGTCCGACTCCAACGTCGCGGCGGTACTGGTCAACATCTTCGGCGGCATCGTTCGTTGCGACATGATTGCCGAAGGCATCATCGGTGCAGTGAAAGAAGTTGGCGTTAAAATCCCGGTTGTTGTCCGCCTTGAAGGTAACAACGCTGAACTGGGCGCTAAAGTACTGGCAGAAAGCGGTTTGAACATCATCGCGGCTACCAGCCTGACCGACGCTGCTCAACAAGTTGTCAAAGCTGCGGAGGGCAAATAA